The following proteins are encoded in a genomic region of Pagrus major chromosome 16, Pma_NU_1.0:
- the pkdccb gene encoding extracellular tyrosine-protein kinase PKDCC, producing MPGGMGNSLRAAALLAFVVLSILVSLLISSVQQFGARISHFSNATLSGDDDEGDFASLRGALIHQLNERRKEIIPLLLPEDDDDDENGLPGESRHSFQLEQAPDSTLDNSLWSEITHGSRKAHMDEMGCDSLVDMQAVEVLGSGYTKLVVKVRLAGGQPVALKLVNEQGIDMGKCVEDFKDPQGCRELVSYKLKKEIVLLQRLQHPNVIKLKGHCAGDSGGREGGEGRVTVILEQGNPLQMIQLLQSPWEDRFRVCLDLVRLLHFLSQSPLGSVALLDFQPRQFVTVSGSLKLTDLDDASAEETSCQTDADCTLQFPHRNFTLPCSARGVCEGLSEKRNIYNAYRYFFTYLLPHQAPPGLTHLVDHIMNSTGELKADINQTLEAFEHILLLYKSGLHLDNLPPSIIRDYTVMRGMGTSGNVEYRCWPSYSQQGCVLSVHSAREAALICNSHSQCSSFTLTGQKTWTGRLLASFRSSFAHLVPDGTSEVYVKKTTAPETPTV from the exons ATGCCCGGCGGGATGGGCAACTCTTTACGCGCGGCTGCCCTCCTGGCTTTCGTGGTTCTTTCTATTCTGGTGTCACTTTTGATTAGCAGCGTGCAGCAGTTTGGAGCGAGGATATCTCACTTTTCCAATGCAACTCTctctggtgatgatgatgagggagACTTTGCGTCTCTCCGCGGGGCGTTGATCCACCAACTGAACGAGAGGCGCAAAGAAATCATTCCGCTGCTTTTAcctgaagatgatgatgatgatgaaaacgGACTGCCCGGAGAGAGTCGACATTCCTTCCAACTAGAACAAGCTCCAGACTCGACTTTGGATAACAGCCTGTGGAGTGAGATCACGCATGGCTCGAGGAAGGCGCATATGGATGAAATGGGTTGTGATTCTCTGGTGGACATGCAGGCGGTGGAGGTCCTCGGGTCTGGATACACCAAACTGGTTGTCAAAGTGAGGCTGGCCGGGGGTCAGCCCGTGGCGTTAAAGCTGGTCAACGAGCAGGGGATAGACATGGGGAAGTGTGTGGAGGATTTTAAAGACCCGCAAGGCTGCCGAGAGCTCGTTTCTTACAAGCTGAAGAAAGAAATAGTCCTGTTGCAGAGGCTGCAGCATCCGAACGTCATTAAG CTCAAGGGTCACTGTGCAGGGGAttcaggaggaagagaaggaggggaaGGAAGAGTCACAGTCATTCTGGAGCAGGGGAATCCTCTCCAGATGATCCAGCTGCTCCAGAGTCCCTGGGAGGACCGATTCAGG GTGTGTCTGGATCTGGTAAGgctcctccacttcctgtcccaGTCTCCTCTGGGCTCCGTGGCCCTGCTGGACTTCCAGCCCCGGCAGTTTGTCACCGTCTCCGGCAGCCTAAAGCTCACAGACCTGGATGACGCCAGCGCTGAGGAGACCTCCTGTCAGACAGATGCGGACTGCACCCTCCAGTTTCCACACAGAAATTTCACTCTGCCGTGCTCGGCCCGGGGAGTGTGTGAGGGCCTGAGTGAGAAGAGGAACATTTACAACGCCTATAG GTATTTTTTCACCTACCTGCTGCCTCACCAGGCCCCGCCCGGGCTCACACACCTGGTAGACCACATCATGAACTCAACAG GGGAGCTGAAAGCTGACATCAATCAGACGCTGGAGGCCTTTGAACACATCCTCCTACTCTACAAGTCTGGCCTGCACCTGGACAACCTGCCTCCATCAATAATCAGAG ATTACACCGTGATGCGAGGCATGGGGACCTCTGGGAACGTGGAGTACCGCTGCTGGCCGTCGTACAGCCAGCAGGGCTGCGTGCTGTCGGTGCACAGCGCCAGAGAGGCAGCGCTCATCTGTAACTCCCACTCTCagtgcagcagcttcactctgACGGGACAGAAGACTTGGACGG GTCGCCTCCTGGCCTCCTTCAGGAGCAGCTTCGCTCATCTGGTGCCTGACGGGACATCAGAGGTGTACGTGAAGAAAACCACAGCTCCTGAAACACCCACGGTGTGA